The nucleotide window TCTCAACAAGCTGAAAACACCCAGCCAAATAACAGGAGTAATATCGACTCCACCAATAGGTGGTATTAGCTTGCGCAAAGGAGCTAAAAATGGTTCGGTCGTTATAGTAATTACATTAAACGGACGTTTAAGTTCAATTTGGGGATACCAGGTCAAAACGATGCGAAAGAGAAACAACAAGATCATTAATCCAAAGATCAGACCCAGAGTCCAGCTAGTAAGAGTAACAGCGCTCATATCAGGTTAACGGTGAAACAACTAGAAAAGTGACCAAGAATTTGGAAAACAGAAATAGGAGTGAAGGAGTTTAAGTGCTCCTAACTTCTAAACTATAGATTCTTCACATACAGCAATTGATATTTTAATTTTTGTAAACTTTTCATGACTTTATTCTATTTTAACTGTAGAGAGGCTTATGAATAGTGCGGATAAAAATACCTGTA belongs to Gloeocapsopsis sp. IPPAS B-1203 and includes:
- a CDS encoding YggT family protein, translated to MSAVTLTSWTLGLIFGLMILLFLFRIVLTWYPQIELKRPFNVITITTEPFLAPLRKLIPPIGGVDITPVIWLGVFSLLRELLLGQQGLLTMASRLQ